One Bacteroidota bacterium genomic window carries:
- a CDS encoding chemotaxis protein CheD has translation MPQAEVHTILGSCVAVCLFDEKNKIGGINHYMLPLWNGEGLPSPKYGNIAIEKLYEKLIHHGAQPSFIVAKVFGGGEVIQTASLTFNIGERNILIAEQMLAEMRIPIKAQSTGGKQGRKIIFNSATGAVTQRYVQASSTTLQKV, from the coding sequence ATGCCCCAGGCTGAAGTGCATACCATTTTAGGTTCCTGTGTAGCCGTTTGCCTGTTTGATGAAAAAAATAAAATTGGCGGCATTAACCACTACATGTTGCCATTGTGGAATGGAGAAGGATTACCCTCCCCAAAATATGGAAATATAGCCATTGAGAAACTCTATGAAAAATTAATACATCATGGTGCTCAACCTTCATTTATAGTTGCAAAAGTTTTTGGAGGTGGAGAAGTAATACAAACCGCATCGCTGACATTTAACATTGGTGAAAGAAATATACTAATAGCTGAACAAATGCTCGCCGAAATGAGAATACCTATAAAAGCCCAAAGCACAGGAGGAAAACAGGGACGTAAGATAATTTTTAATTCTGCTACGGGTGCGGTAACACAGCGTTACGTGCAAGCATCATCCACAACTTTACAGAAGGTTTAG
- a CDS encoding chemotaxis response regulator protein-glutamate methylesterase, with protein MNKIKVLIVDDSAVVRQTLSTILSSDPKIEVIGTASDPIFAAKKILQEVPDVITLDVEMPRMDGLTFLRKIMSQHPIPVVIISSLTAQGTETGMKALEYGAVDIITKPQMNTREFIEESKMRICDAIKAAAQAKVNRKKTSPTPAMPVQPKYTADAILSSRQNYSMLKTTELVVAVGASTGGTEALKVFLESLPVDSHGIVIVQHMPEHFTRSFAERLNGICQIEVKEAQNGDQVLRGRALIAPGNHHMLLKRSGARYYVEIQDGALVNRHRPSVDVLFRSTALYAGKNAIGIIMTGMGADGARGLLEMKEAGALTIAQDEQSCVVFGMPKEAIALDAANKILPLEKIANAVTSYNH; from the coding sequence ATGAATAAAATAAAGGTACTAATAGTTGACGATTCGGCAGTAGTAAGACAAACCCTTTCTACTATTCTAAGCAGTGATCCGAAAATTGAAGTGATCGGAACTGCATCCGATCCTATTTTTGCCGCCAAGAAAATACTGCAGGAAGTACCGGATGTGATTACTCTCGATGTGGAAATGCCACGAATGGATGGACTAACCTTTTTGCGCAAAATCATGAGCCAGCATCCTATTCCGGTGGTAATTATATCAAGCCTTACTGCGCAAGGAACCGAAACAGGCATGAAAGCCCTGGAATATGGGGCAGTGGATATTATTACAAAACCGCAGATGAATACTCGTGAATTTATCGAGGAGTCGAAAATGCGGATTTGCGATGCAATAAAAGCTGCAGCGCAAGCTAAGGTGAATAGAAAAAAAACATCTCCCACACCTGCAATGCCGGTGCAACCCAAATATACCGCCGATGCCATCCTTTCATCCAGGCAAAATTACAGTATGCTAAAAACCACCGAACTGGTTGTAGCAGTTGGAGCTTCTACTGGCGGTACTGAGGCCTTAAAGGTTTTTCTCGAATCCTTGCCTGTTGATTCGCACGGTATTGTGATCGTGCAGCACATGCCCGAGCATTTTACACGTTCATTTGCCGAAAGGCTTAACGGTATTTGCCAAATTGAGGTAAAAGAAGCCCAAAACGGAGACCAGGTTTTACGTGGCAGGGCATTGATTGCTCCAGGCAATCACCACATGCTGTTAAAGCGCTCGGGGGCAAGGTATTATGTAGAAATTCAGGATGGAGCACTTGTAAACCGCCACAGACCGAGTGTGGATGTATTGTTCCGTTCGACTGCGCTGTATGCTGGCAAAAATGCTATTGGTATAATCATGACTGGGATGGGCGCTGATGGAGCCAGAGGCCTTTTGGAAATGAAAGAGGCAGGAGCCTTAACTATTGCCCAGGACGAACAAAGCTGTGTGGTTTTTGGCATGCCCAAAGAAGCCATTGCCCTCGATGCAGCAAACAAGATACTTCCCCTGGAAAAAATTGCCAATGCGGTAACCAGCTATAATCACTAA